One genomic segment of Musa acuminata AAA Group cultivar baxijiao chromosome BXJ3-3, Cavendish_Baxijiao_AAA, whole genome shotgun sequence includes these proteins:
- the LOC135632580 gene encoding receptor-like protein EIX2, whose amino-acid sequence MTAAGSGSFQDGRIASKRLMMLVALLLVSCCLGHGFGDEDYVEAEGIGSNCMESERRALLAIKSDMYDPDNWFSSWTGKDCCGWRGVACDHTTGHVTKLDLRYPYTYELWDMFNDGETIGVSKVNPSLQELKQLKYLDLSMSNFSHAPVPKMIASLVHLEYLNLSYAMFDGPIPPQFENLSNLHYLDLQGWYYDDLHVDDLDWLSRIPSLKYLDMSLVDLSRATNWFHIVNSISTLEVLHLSSTGLPYAPSPLPPFNLTAIAALDLSGNSNITSAMLRWLSNATSLENLLLSGCGSLTIESVQVALGALLNLKKLDLSDNSLEGEIREILNNVSSSSGLKHLDLRSNQLSGDIPPGSLRDLEYLDLSWNLIVDVHILACLGNLTNLRHLDLWGNSISGEIPPTVGKFVRLEYLDLSYTGIIGKIRESIGNLSNLLELHLSGNKIVGWIPPSIGNLTNLIPNTIGKLHRLQYLDMSYNNLSGQIPTTLGDLCNLTMLDLSRNNIGGELINSFNACPVYQTPPDARVKDDEKLDKLLEYTSIVVGFWLFIGTLIMKQAIRFAFFRWIDKANDWIYVQFAVNLAKLKSKWQITT is encoded by the exons ATGACTGCGGCTGGTAGCGGCAGTTTCCAGGACGGACGTATTGCCTCGAAGCGTCTCATGATGCTCGTGGCCCTGCTTCTCGTCTCCTGCTGTCTCGGCCATGGCTTCGGCGATGAGGATTATGTCGAGGCGGAGGGAATCGGCAGCAATTGCATGGAAAGCGAGAGGAGAGCTCTCCTCGCCATCAAATCTGATATGTACGACCCCGACAACTGGTTTTCTTCTTGGACCGGCAAAGACTGCTGTGGGTGGAGAGGTGTGGCCTGCGACCACACCACCGGCCATGTCACCAAGCTCGACCTCCGCTACCCCTACACATACGAATTGTGGGATATGTTTAACGATGGGGAAACAATAGGCGTGAGCAAGGTAAATCCATCTTTGCAAGAACTGAAGCAATTGAAGTATTTGGATTTGAGCATGAGTAACTTCTCCCACGCCCCTGTGCCCAAAATGATCGCTTCACTAGTCCACTTGGAATATCTCAACCTATCTTATGCCATGTTCGATGGACCAATTCCTCCTCAGTTCGAGAACCTCTCAAACCTACACTATCTCGACCTTCAGGGATGGTATTATGATGATTTACATGTTGATGATCTCGATTGGCTCTCCCGTATTCCTTCTTTAAAATATCTTGACATGAGTTTGGTCGACCTCTCTAGAGCAACCAATTGGTTCCACATAGTAAATTCAATCTCCACACTTGAAGTGCTGCATTTGAGCAGCACAGGACTGCCATATGCTCCATCTCCTTTACCCCCTTTCAATCTAACAGCCATTGCTGCGTTGGATCTATCTGGGAATTCCAACATCACGTCTGCCATGCTAAGATGGCTTTCTAACGCCACCAGCCTCGAGAACCTCCTTCTTTCTGGCTGTGGGAGTCTCACTATCGAGTCGGTACAAGTTGCTCTAGGAGCTCTCCTTAATCTGAAGAAATTGGATTTATCAGACAACTCCCTTGAAGGAGAAATTCGTGAAATTCTGAACAATGTCAGTAGCAGCAGTGGCCTGAAGCACTTGGATTTGAGATCGAATCAATTATCTGGAGATATTCCTCCAGGGAGCCTTAGAGACCTGGAGTACCTAGACTTATCATGGAATTTAATTGTCGACGTGCATATCTTAGCTTGTCTGGGGAATCTCACAAACTTGCGACATTTAGACTTGTGGGGCAATTCAATCAGTGGAGAAATTCCACCAACCGTAGGAAAATTTGTCCGATTGGAGTACCTAGATTTGTCCTATACTGGCATCATTGGAAAAATACGAGAGAGCATCGGCAACCTCAGTAACCTATTGGAATTACATTTATCAGGCAACAAAATTGTGGGATGGATACCACCGAGCATCGGCAACCTCACCAACTTG ATACCAAATACGATCGGTAAACTCCATCGCTTGCAATACTTGGACATGTCATATAACAACTTATCAGGTCAGATACCAACGACATTGGGTGATTTATGCAATTTGACCATGTTAGATTTGTCTCGCAATAACATTGGTGGAGAGCTTATAAATTCATTCAACG CTTGCCCTGTTTATCAAACTCCACCCGATGCCAGAGTTAAAGATGATGAGAAGCTCGACAAATTATTGGAGTACACCAGTATTGTGGTTGGCTTTTGGCTGTTTATTGGCACGCTCATCATGAAGCAGGCCATCAGATTCGCTTTCTTCCGATGGATCGACAAGGCCAACGACTGGATCTATGTCCAGTTTGCAGTAAATCTTGCGAAGCTCAAATCCAAATGGCAAATAACGACATGA